Part of the Melopsittacus undulatus isolate bMelUnd1 chromosome Z, bMelUnd1.mat.Z, whole genome shotgun sequence genome is shown below.
CTCCATTGCACTTGGCCTTTTTGCCCATGGTCACACAGTGTTTGCACTCGGGGAGAGGGGCAAGGGCGGCgcatggagagcagcagcctggtGCTGTGGACCACAGTGCCTACAGCTTCTACATTTGTGTTactgagcagagcaggaaaagggTTTCTCCATGGGGCCTCCTGAAGAAAGACAAATCAGTACAGAGGGAGTTTCCACTGCTAGTTATGGCTCTTGGATGGTTTTGGATATAAAGATCAAGACATCAGCTGGGTCATTTCTAGCATATAAGAGATTATTGAGCCAAAACactaaaaagtgaaaaagaggcaccattttaaaaatacgctgtttcctggggaaaaaacagcCATAAATGTCATCAATAgtctagagaaaaaaaggcagtagTACCAAATGATGAGTGGGACTAGGGGGGATGTGTGTTACAGAAAGCAGGTCTCTCTCTTATAAGAAACAATGCTTGACAGTTTGAGAAGAGCTGACAATAAAACACATGATTAAATGAGCACCAGAGAGCAGGCTCAGCCATAAAACTATACATTTAGTGTCTGTCCTAGCTAAGCCATAGCAGTATTTATTGAGTATTACACCGGAAAAGGTGAATAAACGTGACTGAGACCATGAGGTCTCAGACAGACTACCTTTGCTTTTAGGGCAGGCTTTATCATATTTGCTCAAAATCTTCACACAGTATGATATTAAAGGATGCTTGTGAGTCTGTAGTTAGtgtcaaataaaataaagaagattGATGGTTTATCATGGGATGGGTACATTAAACCAATATATGAAACTTTTAATGAGTTTTCTTGTCCTAACTGCAATAGCATAACTGTGGCCTGTGATTCTGGGCACCCCTGTTTTCCATTTATCCTTTAGATGGTAGGGATGGAGAAACAATTTAAGGCTGTGCATTATTTCACTTTGTGCAACAAAGCATGTCATGTCAGCAATATCATATAGGAAAAATAtatgagatttttttatgttaaatataGCCAATATTATATCTAATTCTAAAAGAATAGACAGatttaaacagatttaaaaCCATCTCTCCAGAGCATCTAGCCAGAGAGTTATCATATGATGACACAGAGGTTCTTCACCAGTTCATACTAGCACATAGCAAAAAATATACAGACTTAATCGCAGTTAACTATAAAACAAATCTACTACTGAGACTTAACTTGCATTGTCCTATAACAGTCACATATTACTGACAGTAAGAAATCAGACTAAGATGTTACCAAACTTTTCTTAATAAATCTATGGAACAAATTCCAAAGTACTatagagtttttttttttttttaataattctaaATTCTGTTCTACCAGTTGTCAGAATCAGAAAAGGAGGTTTCTGTACCACATGAAAAAATGCCTTGAAACTGATTTGTTCTGGGTTTTAAATTAGATTCCCACTTGTAGCCATATCCTTTCCTCCAGTAATTACCGTTTGAAAGAAGGGCCAACATACTGCTTAtgattttttctgctttaaggCAGCCCTCTAAGTAGATCCCAGAAGACAAGATCCCTTTAACTCTCTGTGATCAATCAATGACAAGATTTGTTCCTAAGTCAGATGGCTGCCTCCAACCTGGAGACTGTGTGTCTCCATACAGACAGGTCTGGGACATGGGTATCAGTGGGTAGTGCACAGTGGCCCAACCCTAGGGCAATGCCTTCTGGCTCCACAGATGGTTTCACATCACAAAAATGAAATCTTCTTTTGGCCACCATATGATAACTTGTAGAGATCAGCACAAATGGAGTTAGTCGGGTTCAGACCTGACACATTGCAAGAAGTTTGTTGTTAAATAAAGGGTGCTTCCAAAAATATGCAACATGTTGCTTCTGAAGTCATGTCTCTGATAAAGTCATGTCATTGATGAGTTCCCTATCCATCACCTCAAAGGAGTTATTGGAAATaacatggaaaacagaacagaaaatatcatTGTGCCTCTGTGGATATCCATGGTTTGCTTCTGTCCGACATTCTTACAGAAGCATCTTCCCCTCAGGAGGAACATGGTCTGATTGGAAGATGGAAGATATGAATGGTGAgagattatagaatcatagaatagttagggttggaaaggaccttaagatcatctaattccaacccccctgctatgggcagggacacctcacactaaaccatgccacccaagactctgtccaacctggccttgaactctgccagggatggagcattcacagcttccttgggcaacccattccagtacctcaccaccctaactgtaaagaacttcttccttatatctaacctgaacttcccccgtttaagtttgaacccttaccccttgtcctattgctacagtacctgatgaagagtcctttcccagcatcctcataggcccccttcagatactggaaggctgctatgaggtctccatgcagccttctcttctccaggctgaacagccccaactttctcagcctgtcttcatacaggaggtactTAAGCTGCTttatcatcctcgtggcctcctctgccttatctatccatcagttctgtatccccatcatagaaggccactgaATTGGTGTCCTTCATCACATAAGAGGGCTCCTTAGGTTGGACAGATCCATGTAGACTACGAAGGTGAAGGAGAATTGGCAACTCATCAGGACACAGGAACGAGTGTGCAGTTGATGAAATGGAGATTTAGTATCAGCAGAGAAGCTCTTACTCTCATTGCAGAGAATGAAATTGCCCCAGAGTACAGGGGAGcccaaaataataaattcaCAGAGGAGGATGTTGGGTGCCTTCCCAGGGAGACAGACCTGCCAAAGGCTGTTGGACACCAATAAAACATCTGGCTCAGAAAGTTCCTGAACTGCAAATTGTTGGAGCTGGGGTGGGGTTTCCAGGGAAAGTATCACTCTCaacttgccattttattctactctttcctttcccagctgtCACTACCGAGACAGGGTATTGAGAGATTTTCATCCTTGCCCTGGCTGTGCAGCCACTCTCACCCCCAGAGGACCTGCATAGTGCTGCAGGAAAGGAGTCTGTATATTTTGAAATTCGGAGTTATCCAAAGTTGATCTCTAAGCTCTGGGATTTTATTGAGGACATTTTTCATCTCCAGATTAaaactgctattaaaaataataccaaATGCTAACAAGGGCTGCCTGTTCACCCCTGTTTGTATCCTAGAGGGGGGATGATTTTAACATGAAACAAGGGAATATTCTGACATGTTTACAGCATCTGTGGTGCCAGAGATGAATGTGGAAGTGATGAGAtaatcaagaaaaagaaagagagcacCAATGGAGAGGGAACAAAGAAGGGCAAATTAATAACATGGCAAGAGCACAGTGAAATGTCTCGAAGCTCTGAAAATCCCAGGACACATTAAATTGGTAGGAGAAACttgaaaaggaaagacaagggAAATTGTACAAGTCTTTGAACATGAATATTGCAGAGAGCATCAACAGCTTTGATATACTTACTTCCATTCCTATGAAACTGGAGATACTCCACCACAGTCAGTGGAGCAGCTCTGGTGAGGATGTTGGTGGCTTTAGACCTGTGAGGACCACTTGGGCATAAGGTGTGCAGCTCTGGACCAGGGACTGATGTTGGTATCTTCTCTCGGGTGACAGAAACAGAAGCGTTCCTCTTCCATTGTGCTGGCAGATAGGAAACCAAAAAtttggggcagcaggaggaaacCTGAGGCCCGTGGCATTGCTGTCAAAACCCTAGAGCATTTGCCCAAGAAAGTTCAACCCTGTGGGTAATTAGAGCAGCCTTTGGTACCCTTCAAAAGCCCAtcatattctttttcatttcagttgcaAAGCAGAAAGGCTTTTGAGTGACCTTTttgggaaaagtgaaaaaatgctgctctttcaaagtgaaaaagcCAACAGCAAGTGAAGACGCACTGGTGTTGCCTCTAGTACTGATGCTTGGTGCCTGCCCAAGGAAACTTCCTGGCATCAGGCTGAGGTGAGCACCGTATTTCTCCTGGCTGCTGTGGCTTGTCTGAAAGCGTCTGGGATTAATACTACTAGAATATATGGTTTgtttaagttatttttattgaCCTGTGAATATATCTACTGAATGACTTATTGTAACGTTAGTAGCTCAGACCTGTGATGTTTGCTATAGAAAATCTTCTCttcaagacagtgagaaattTTGCTAGGGTGAGGAGTGCAGGCCTGGCCtctgatttgcctttttttttttcttttccattgcaACACAATTAACCTTTTCATTAGAAGAGCTCTGTTCCAAATAAGCAAACTTCTCAATGTGTATTACTGAGCCATTTCAAGCTGTCTCTTGCTTTGGAACAAAACATCTTTGTTCCATCCATGCATGACATTTGAAGACCTATTTATACAATGTGTCAgttccatttgttttcttcatcctgATATTTTCCTCTGTATATTCCCCTGTATTTTTGGCTAGCTATCCAGACTGCAAGGagtgaggctgctgctggtttcCCCCTGCCCTCCTTCAGACTGAGGCACTGGctgctttttgcctttctccACTTTGAGGGCAGAGGTGAAACAACCCAAAATCTAACACAGGTTTCCCTACTTCATCCTCTCCTCACTGAGATCAGCACCACCAGACAGCTGTGGGATGTGGTATTATCACAATTTCCCTCAAACCTCTAATAAGCCTTTCTTGTCTGGCAGTACAATGCTAACTGATAGCACAAAACccaatgtaaaattaaaaagaagaaacaaaatccttATTGAGATACTgagtaataaaacattttcccaACTTTAGTATTAAGTGTAAATAATTATGGGGTCTGGTCCATCCTCTCCCTTGTAAATAATTCCTCTAACTTAGGACATACCTTCTCCTTCCCAAAGGGGCACAGGGTAGTGCTGCCCCTCGTACTCAAGCAGTGACATGTCTCCCAGCACTGGCACTATCCAGTGACAAAGGAAAGCTTAAGTCCTTTTTGAAATCTTCTACACAACTTGCCAGCTGAAAGTTTCAAGCTAGTCTAATGCATGCAAGATGCCAGGGAAATACTGCAAGCCTTATTGTAACCAGAAAATGAATCTGAAGGTGCCAACCCAGCAGCAATGAGCTTGGGGTTACAATAGCAAAACCCCATCTTCTCCCTGCAATTTTATCCTCTCCAGAAAGATTGGGGAAGGAGCATAAACAGCTCCATGCAAGCAAGCCTGCTCCTGCCAGCTGTTAAAGGCTCTGATGAGGTCAACAAGACTTCAGTGTTAACCTTGTTCTTCCCATCCACacaaaaggagacagaaattTTGGGCTGTAAGATCAGAGATTAATCTTCAGGGCACCCCACAGTTGTGTTTTACGTAGACACTGCCTCTAGCTCTTGTTAAAGTGCTTGATTTCTGCTGAACAAGAAGTTGCAGGTTATTTTCATGCCAAACACTGCACGTGTACCATATTAAACCAGACTGCAATCAGCAGCCTTTGTGCATGGTGGATGGGCTTCTGCTGCAAGGAGTGGAGGTGGTGACATGTAAGGAGGAATGCCTTCAATACCATGTGCTTCAAAAGCAGTGTTTgagagttttgttttgtgttccaGCACTGGGCTAGAGCTGCGTGCATGGCCTTGCTCGGCACAAATGAAATCAAGGCATCCATATGCTGTATATTAAGAGTGTTTGATCTCCTGCTCACTGGCTCACTGCTGAGACgctccctcttcctctctgtaGCAGTTTTGAGTTGTACAGAGCCCGGTGTCAAAACCTGTAAGTCTGCATGCATTTCCCAGCTCTGTGATGGGAACTGCAGCACTTAACATGAAACAGTTGAGAAAATGTTGCCAGCCACAGCCACAAAACCTGCTGTCATCTTTTCCATGATGGtggtggaaaagaaaattcctCAATTTTCCTTATTAAAGATGAAGGGAAAAGAACTGCCAAAGTGGATGGAATCTAGCCCAACTGATGTAACGCCTGGGCtagcaaagcaaaatgcaaactCCTTCTAGTGCAGAAATTGTGGCCATGCACAGCCAAGGCCACAATGATGCTACTGCATCCCTGCATGGACAAGAGACAGCTTGGATAACACCAGGTTTCCACTGTGTTGATTACTGTGTCACTGATTACCATGCATTTTTGAGTCATTTATTGCAGTGGCCTAATGATCAACTCTGACCCACAGTAGAGATGCTGGAGAGATAGGAGAGGAAAGCTTCACTTCATAGAGGATTTGCTGGCTCTTCAGCATTGCTCCATGTGGTTTAGGAACTGGGAAATACTGTAACTTGGAAGTGGTAGGATGGTGAAGAAGCACAGGCAACAACCAGGTAACAATAGAAAtgagttttattttgtaaaaagtTATAAAACGAGTATTGTACAAAAATAAAGTCTGTAGAGAACTTTGGTTGATTAACACGAATGACTTGAGACATAAATCGCAGGTGAAGTAAAAAACTCCAGAGAAGCACACTCCTGTCTTCAGTAAGGtctaaaagataaaaaaaaaatcacaaactttacccttttgtattttgaacatagtgctttgcttttcttacagCTTCCTCAAGCtgcacagaaaatgctttgGGGCAAGTAAAAGTACAGCTCTGAGTGCTGCCGCTGGGCAAttgcccagcagcacagctgacaCTCAGCTTTGCAGGCTTTTACTGCCCAAACCATACCAGTGCTGGTGGTACCAGCTGTACCAGCCCTGGCCAGCACGGAGGGTGAGGTATCCCCATGGCAGTGCAAGAATGAGCCCTGCAGGTGGGCTCTGCGCCTGCCCTCCGTCacccagaaaagcagaggaggcCAGGGCTGAATTACATTTCATACACTTTGTACATCTTTCTATGCCTGTTTTCAACTTCCTTGACCTCTGGACCCTTCTTCTGTGGTGCCCTGAGGGGCCCAGGGCAAAATGAATATGGAGAGCCATTGCATGCATGAGATAAAAGGTCAGACCATTGTTTTTTTGGGCTTcagtagggattttttttttcttcctgttgttttTGTGGGAGTTGATGCTTCACTGGTTTTCAGGTATGACTAGTGACCTGCATTGCTGctccttcaggaaaaaagtcTCCAGAACTAGGGCTTGCATTATGAATGCCTTTGCTCTACAACCTTCCTCATCCTAAGAAAATTCAAACTGTTCTGCTGTGTGGGTATGTTTTAGCAAATTATACAAAACACTTTGGTTATTTAACACAATTGTTTACCTGCAGACTATATTAAATCCAGGGCTAACTAATAAGAGGCATTTAACCTCCTCTATATGGAAATACGGAAGGAAAAgcttaaataaatacaaaaagaaattataatgctaaatgtgattattttccatttgtcaATAGTTATGTGAGGTCAGTTGGCaaaaactgtgagaaaaaaatgtggctACATTTAAAATATGACTAGAATTAGTTCTTCTAACAAATTGCTAATGTTGAGCCAAGTCCTGCGACCCTCGCTTATCCAGAGCTGTTGCTGTTCCTGCACATGTATGACTGCAGTAATTTCTGCAGTATTAGTGAACAGGAGGAAGGGCTGCAGGCTTTGGCACTACATTTTGCGAACACAAtcaggattttgttttaaaggaaaaaggtaaAGTAAGTGATTTTTTGCATTCAAATTAACTATTTAAATCAAAAGCATGGACTGTTGCTCCCAACTTCATTGTCTCTCTGTATCTTCCAAGCACCTTCTACTTTGGCACCTTTGAAAAGAATCTTTAATAAATAAGGAAAGGAGACTCATTACTGAACtgtaataaataacaataacTTAATCTCAATAAATATCTTCTGTATATTTATGTCTCTGAATGGATGCATTGCATCAAGTAGTCTCTGCTCACTCACAATGACCAAATAGAAATGTAGTTACGCAAGTGACGTTAGTCCTTTGTAAACCAAAAGAAACGCGTTTTGTTTAGGTGGGGCTTGTTACTTGTCTTACTATACTAGGAAGAAGTGCTTAAAAACTCAACTTGTTTTCATAGGTAGCAGAATAAAATCCTACACTCCTTTTGCAAAAACGCAAGATGGAAATAATCAAACTTAACCAGTAAGTGgaactgttttgctttgtatcAGTACTGGCCCTAGAGAACTTGAGCCTTGAAATTTTGATATTTGCCTGATATCATCTTACTTACAATGTTGATCTTATTATAGTTTTGAAGTTGTCCTAAGCGCTTAGGAACCACCCTTCAATGAGCAGTAGCACAATGTGTCTTTCAGTAAAGCTGAGGGCACAGGGGATGAGTAAGGTATTCCTAAACTACTTCTTGGCTAAGCTTCCTGGCACAGATGGTATAGTTACAACACAACATGGTATGGCAGGGTTGTGTTTTTAAGCACATTCCTCATGGATCCGAGTCCCACTGATGGTGAACTGTGTCAAACGGGAAAGGGAGCACACATGCCATCCAGCCGTCAGCATCTCCACCTGAGCTTTTATGTACTTTCCCATAGGACGTCAAAAGCCTCCATCCTCCTATGCCGCCTCGCGCCCTCCCCAGGCTCTCACAACACCTCGTTCTGCATTCTTGGtccttttttctgctctgaGCAGACATATCCCCAGGAACCTTGGTCCCTATTTTTGCGTCATAGCAGGAATGCAAAACAGGCGCTGCCTCTGGCGTGCAGCAGTCAGACACATCCACACCTTTTTGCGGAATGTTTTTTCAGTATGTGGTAAACCAAGTTATCATCCAAGAAGGACAGGTCATCATCAAAGGCTGTGGGTCTGCAACAGGCTTGCTTCACTTTGTCAGTGAccagtttcttctttctggttaagttttttaaaatcttgtcGTAGGTGGTCTCGGCTGCATCACAAGATCCACTGCAATACCGAAAAATCAGCTCTTCTTTGGTTTCATATCCCAAATCCAAGTCAGTcacatttaaatgtatttctgttaaGACACATCCCcgattttttcccttttgattcctcctcccctttttGCTGGTATTCTCTATGTTTGTGGCTGCGTTTTGCCGGTTTCTCTCCCTCCTGTTAAAAATTGGTGTCTGTTTATCTGGTGACCTCCTCAGTCTTTTAATAGTGGCTTGAATAAAGTCCACTACCTCATCAAATTGATCTGGATAATCCTCTGGCATGTTAGCTgtttgggaaaagagaaaaaacgtTTTGTCACAAGGCAATTTTCATTAAGTTAGTCCATTCATGGCTCAAAACTAAGAGACACACACAAGCTGCTCTGCCCATCACTTCAGAGTGCattcccagcacccccaaaaaTCAGGGAGAATTTGGAATGGTTTGGATCATCATGGAAACtcatttggagaaaaataaatgagataGGTATGTATCTCCGTAGGTGTCTGATGATGCTTGGTAGCACTCCAGACATATTTTAACACTGAATGAGCTCTACCAAAatcaagagaaggaaaaagatgcCATGATACAAATATTTGTTAATGGATGGATGAAACTAGTGTAGAGAGGTTACACAGGCACTAGGCTCTTCCCAGCAAAGTAGCAAAAGGACAAGGTTTCCTTAAAGGAGCTTTGTGATTATAAATGTTA
Proteins encoded:
- the GDNF gene encoding glial cell line-derived neurotrophic factor isoform X2, which translates into the protein MKLWDVVAVCVVLLNTASTSPLPTGKTPLKGPPSVVEGPEDDLSPVSLLRPYAVHSDSNMPEDYPDQFDEVVDFIQATIKRLRRSPDKQTPIFNRRERNRQNAATNIENTSKKGRRNQKGKNRGCVLTEIHLNVTDLDLGYETKEELIFRYCSGSCDAAETTYDKILKNLTRKKKLVTDKVKQACCRPTAFDDDLSFLDDNLVYHILKKHSAKRPY
- the GDNF gene encoding glial cell line-derived neurotrophic factor isoform X1, with the translated sequence MKLWDVVAVCVVLLNTASTSPLPTGKTPLKGPPSVVEGPEDDLSPVSLLRPYAVHSDSNMPEDYPDQFDEVVDFIQATIKRLRRSPDKQTPIFNRRERNRQNAATNIENTSKKGRRNQKGKNRGCVLTEIHLNVTDLDLGYETKEELIFRYCSGSCDAAETTYDKILKNLTRKKKLVTDKVKQACCRPTAFDDDLSFLDDNLVYHILKKHSAKRCGCV